In the genome of Sphingomonas sp. LR60, the window GCGGTTCGCGCTGATGTCGGCGGTCGATGGAGCACCACCTTGCCGGCCCTGCCGGCGGGCGGTCCCTACACGCTCACTGTCCAATCGGGCCGCACGCACCAGACCCTCACCGACATGCTCGTCGGCGACGTCTATCTGTGCGGCGGCCAGTCCAACATGGAGTTTCCCGCGCGGCGCGCCACGGGCGCATGGGGTGGGGTCATCCCGCGGGCCATGCCGTCGCTGCGCTTCGCCCATGTCGAACGTGACAGCCGGCCCGCCGCGCTGCGTGATTTCGCCAAGCCGGTGGCGTGGAAGATCGTCGATCCCCAGTCGGTGGGCGATGCCTCGGCCGTCTGCTTCCACATGGCGGCGACGCTGCAGCGCCACCTCGACATCCCCATCGGCTTCATCGAATCCTTCTGGGGCGGAACCACGATCGAGAACTGGATCGCCGCGCCGGTGCTCGGCACCATGGCCGCCTATCGCCCCCGACTGTCAGCACTAGACCGCATGGCGCGCGATACCGATGCCGGTTTGCGAGCACAGGATGACCGCGACGATGGCTGGTGGCTAGCCCATTACTCGGCATGGAACGCGGAACGGGCATGGCGGGGCGTCGACGTCGACGCGTCGGCCTGGTCGATCGCCCGATCGAATGTGGCGGAGACGCCGGCCACCGCGCCGCTGACCGTCGGCTGGTACCGCCAGATCGTCGATCTGTCAGCCGATCAGGCCGCCACCGCCAATCGCATCGGACTGGGCACGATCGACCGGCACGACAGTGTCTGGATCAACGGGCACTGGATAGGCGCGAACGATGCCGACTGGTTCTGGCGCGACTATCCGCTGCGGCCCGGCGTCGTCCATACCGGACGCAACGTCATTGCCATCCGCGTGCTGGGTCGTGCCGGCCTGACCGGCGATTCGGCGCAGCGGGCGATCGTGCTGAACGACGGCACGCGCGTGCCGCTGGCCGATCGCTGGTCCTACCGCCGCGGCGGTGCGGTGCCCGACGGCGCGCCGCCGATCGCGGCGTGGCAGGTGCCTAACAGCGTGTCGACCTTGTACAACGGCATGATCGCACCGCTGGGCGGCTACGGCTTGCGGCTTATCGCCTGGTATCAGGGAGAGGCGAACGTCGGCGATCCCGCGGGCTATGCCCGGCTACTGCCGATGCTGATGACGGATTGGCGCAGCCAATTCGGCCAGCCGGCGCTGCCGTTCATGGTCGCGCAGATCGCCGCCTTCGGCCCGCCGCTGATCCGCCCGGGCGATGCGCCGCGGGCCGCCTTGCGCGACGTGCAGGCGCGGGTGGTGCGCGCCGATCCTGCCGCCGGCCTCGCCGTCACCATCGACGTCAGCGATCGCTTTGACGTTCATGCGCCGCAGAAACGGCTGGTCGGCGAACGGCTGGCGCGTGCGGCTCGCGCCGTCGCCTATGGCGAGGCGATCACGGACGGCGGGCCGCAGGTTAGCGGCGTGGCGCGCGATGGCGACGACCTGGTCGTGACCTTCGACCGCGCCGAACGTGGCCTCTTCACCTATAGCAGCGATGTCGCAATCGGCTTCGAATCCTGCGCAGGCACCGACTGCCGCTATGTAGCGGGGCAGGTCGAAGGACGTACCGTCCGCCTTCGCGGCGGCAACCGGCCCGGCGCGAACCGCGTCCGCTACGGCTGGGCGGATGCGCCGTTCGTCAACCTCTACGGCATCGACGACCTGCCCGCGGTGCCGTTCGCCAGCGACATTCGCTGACAAACCATCACCGCATCCGCCTCATCGCCGCCGCGTGCCCGGCGATGAGGCGCCGGGTCGAGGCGTCGATATCGAAGACGCAGGAACAGCCCAACCGCGATCATCATCACCGCCCGACGTCCCAGCACATCGGCCAGGCGTCCGGTGCCGAGCGCTCCGGCCGCCTTGAGTGCCGGCGCGTTGCCGAGCGACGGTGATTGTCCCGATGCGATCGCCGCCGACGGGGAACGCGATCCGGCGTCCGCGACTCCCGTCTACCGGTCCGGCTCGCGGATCAGCCGGATCGCCTTCACGTCGCCCACCTGACCCGCGGGCAGGCCGACCGAGTGGAGCGACAGCCAGGCGGTGGCCGTCGGCAGGTCGAGATATCCCAGCTCGCCTCGAGCCCAGCGCCGTTCGGGCACCTCGTCGGTGGGATAGGTGCGCCGACCCCATGACGCCGTAGACGGAGGTGCCAGCGGCAGTATCGCGGATGCGCTCGCATTGGCGAACGAGGCGACCATGCGCGGTCCCGTCGTACCGCCGGCGGTCGCATAGCTGACGCTCACCCGGTACCGGCCCGGCCTGCTCACCCGGACCAGCCAACGCATCGAGGCCGATGTGTCGGTCCAGCGATCGACCCAGTCGTGCGCCCATCCCCAATCGCCATGATAGTGGATGCCGCTGCCGTACAGGCTCGCCTCGTTGGCGGGCAGCTCGGTCATTTCGTGGCCCGGCAGCCCTAGTTGCACCGGCTGCACGGCGCTCGCCCCCGACGATGCGTCGGCGTACCAGGCGAGATAGGCCGCCTTCATCGCGGCGAGGCGCGCCGGATCCTTGCTGGAGGCGTTTAGCGCCTGCGACGGATCGGCGATGACGTCGTACAAGGCCCAGCCCGCATCGGGCGTGAAGGTCGCAAGCCAGCGCCCCTGCCGAACCGCGCCGGGCGAGCTCTGGATGGCGACCTCGTCCGGTCGCCGCGTGTTGCGTAGCTGATGCGTGAACAGATACCGCGTGTCCCAATCGCCACCGGCCGATCTTCCCGTCAACATGGGGACGAGCGACTTGCCGTCGATGGCGGGGCCAGGCGGCGGGGTAATACCCGCCAGTTCCATCAGCGTCGGATAGATGTCGATGTGCTGGGCGGGCGTAGCGATCCTAGTGCCGCCGGCCAGGTGCCCCGGCCAGCACATAACGAACGGCACCCTCGTGCCGCCCTCGTCGACGCTTCCCTTCGATCCCGTCAGCCCGGCATTGTAGCGTTGTTTCTTGTCGGGATAGACGGGTCCATTATCCGACAGATACACGACGATCGTGTCGTCCTGCTGCCCCTTCGCGCGGACGGCGTTCAGGATGCGCCCGACATTGTGATCGAAATCCTCGACGAGGGCGTAGATCGACGCGGTGGCGTCGTCCAACCCCGCCGTCTTGTATCGCCCCAGCAAGTTTGGCTTGGCCTCGTAGGGCGAGTGGGGCGCCGGCAGCGGCACATAGAGGAAGTACGGCTTGTCGCCGCTTTGCTCGACGTAGCGCACTGCGCGATCGGCGAGGATGTCAGTCAAATACCCCCGTGCGACATAGCGCCGCTCGCCCCGGACGAGCGCCGGGTTCCAGTAATTGAGGTGGCCATCGACAAAGCCGTCGAACGTCTGGAAACCCTGGCCAACCGGATCCGACGGGAAATGCGCGCCATTGTGCCATTTGCCGAACGCCGCCGTCGCATAGCCGTTCGCCGCAAACGCTTCCGCCATCGTGACCTCGGACGGCCGCATGGCCTCGCCACCGCGCGTCACGCTCCACACACCGGTCCGCAACGATGCCCGCCCGGTCAGGATACTGGCGCGACTGGGCGCACACACGGGACTGACGTGGAATTGGTCCAGCGTCACGCCGCGCCGGCTGAGCGCATCGAGTACCGGCGTGCGGATGGCCTTGTTGCCGTTGAAGCCAACATCGCCGAACCCCTGATCATCGGCGACGATCAGGATGACGTTGGGGCGCCGCGCCTCTTTAGCTTTCGCGGCCAGATCAGGCCGCGCGACGACGTGCGGCACGGTCCCGACCTGCACGATTAGCGACGCCGACGCTAAGGCAAGCCACGATCGCATTTTTCTCGCCCTTTCATGATGTAGCTCGGCCCTCGTCTGGTGCAGCCTAGAGCGATCCCCCACCATCGCAACGCCGATCGGCTAATATGGGCAGAACTTAGTGCTGATCTATACCGGGTTCGTTGCTCGCGACGGTCAGACGCGAACGACGCAGCGAAAGCCGATGTGCCCAGTCGAGGTGTCGATCGTCTGCGCCTGGCGCGCGGCCGGCCTGTAGCGCTGGCAATAGGTGGCGGCGCAAAGATGCGATCCGCCCTTCAGCACCTTGCGACCCAGCAGGGAGCTGCCGTCGCGATCCACGCTGTCGCGCTCGCGACCACGCCGCGGGTCGGTGGGCAGGCCGCAGCATCCCTTGGCCCTGCGCCGCCCGCTTGGGGTCGGCCGTACCAGTCGGCTGTCCACTCCCACACGTTGCCGATCATGTCGTGGAGGCCATAGCCGTTGGCGGGAAAGGCCTTAACCGGCGACGTCCGTTCATAGCCGTCGAGGAGCTGGTTCGCGAATGGAAACAGGCCTTGCCAATAGTTCGCCATCATCACGCCGTCGGGCGCCAGCGTATCGCCCCATGCATAATCCGCGTCCTCGAGCCCGCCACGGGCGGCATATTCCCATTCCGCTTCGGTCGGCAGCTCTTTGCCGGCCCATCGGGCGTAGGCGAGGGCATCGGCAAACGCGACATGTACGACGGGATGGTCGCCCAGGTCCTCGATCCCGCTGTCCGGTCCCGTCGGATGCCGCCAGTCGGCGCCGGTAACGAAATGCCACCACAGCGAGGGATCGTCGGTAGGCACGGGTGCATCGGTCCGCTGAAATACCAACGATCCCGCATCGATCGGTTTGCTGTTGAATGCTGGGCAGTGGGTCACGTCCGGCGCAAGCTCCGCCATCGTCACGTGCCCCGTTGCGCTGACGAAGCGGGCAAACGCTTCGTTGGTTACAGGCACCTCGTCTATCCAAAACTCTTCGACTTGGGCTTCATGGACCGGTGCCTCTTCAGGATAGAAGCGGTCCGATCCCATCTTGAAGCTTCGTGTCGGTAATCTCCTCATCCCCTTATGAGAGGGGATTTGATTCGAGAGCTGGGAAGACCTATGCATCTTGCTTGTTTAATCGGCACCACCAATTTCCGATACCGTTAACGCCAGCAACCTTTCTCGCTGGCTGACACACTGGCAAGCGAACACTCCAGATCACCGCGAGATGGCGCCATTTCCGTGTGTCGCCGGTTTTCCCGGTATTTGTTCCCGATTGGCATTCCCAGAGTGTTTTATCCCACGGTTTGATGGTGCGATTCTTTCGATGAAATGGAAGGAGTAGTATGGGACAGGTTCCGCAACCTTTTGCTGGGGAGAAAAGTCGGCAGAGGCGGAGGGTTCCTCCACCTCAATGTCCAGACCTGGTGGATTAGGGATTGGCCGCTTCGGGGCAGCCGCAAGCTTAAGCTGCCACTCGTTCATGTGGCAGGCCGGGGCCTCGAACGGCTGTCGGTGGTGATGGGGTGGACGCCCCCGACGGCATCGATGTGCCAGAGTGGAGGTGTTGAACACCACTGAGGGAGGCGTCCGTGTCAGAGGTTACCACGATCGGGTTGGATATCGCCAAGCATGTTTTTCACGCGCACGGCGCTGATGAGCGCGGCGTAATGGTGTTCAGTCGCAAGCTGACCCGCGGCAAGCTGCTGGATTTCTTCGCCAAGCATCCGCGCTGCGTGGTGGCACTGGAGGCATGCGGCGGTGCGCATCACTGGGCTCGCGAGCTCCAGGCGATGGGCCATGAGGTCCGGCTGATTCCGCCGGCTTACGTGAAGCCATTCGTAAAGCGGCACAAAAACGATGCGGTGGATGCCGAAGCGATCTGCGAGGCAGCACAACGACCGAGCATGCGGTTTGTGGCGGTGAAGAGCGAGGAGCAGCAGGCCGCGGCGCTGGTGTTTCGCACGCGCGATCTGGTCGTGAAGCAGCGGACCCAGATCGCCAATGCGATCCGTGGGCACCTGGCGGAATATGGCTGGGTCGCACCCAAGGGTGCCGCTCACCTCGCTGTGCTGGCAGACCTGCTCGAAGACGGCGAGATCGGGGAAACGCTGCCGGAGGCGGCGCGGCCGATGTTCGCCATGATGGTCGACATGCTGGCGGTGCTCGACAGGCGGATCGCCGAGCTGGACAA includes:
- a CDS encoding sialate O-acetylesterase, giving the protein MRLGWTALAAAGILTVTVSAVATAKAPSAADTPAPSLLAHIFGDHGVLQRDRPIPVWGHAAPRADVSVTLAGRTVAVRADVGGRWSTTLPALPAGGPYTLTVQSGRTHQTLTDMLVGDVYLCGGQSNMEFPARRATGAWGGVIPRAMPSLRFAHVERDSRPAALRDFAKPVAWKIVDPQSVGDASAVCFHMAATLQRHLDIPIGFIESFWGGTTIENWIAAPVLGTMAAYRPRLSALDRMARDTDAGLRAQDDRDDGWWLAHYSAWNAERAWRGVDVDASAWSIARSNVAETPATAPLTVGWYRQIVDLSADQAATANRIGLGTIDRHDSVWINGHWIGANDADWFWRDYPLRPGVVHTGRNVIAIRVLGRAGLTGDSAQRAIVLNDGTRVPLADRWSYRRGGAVPDGAPPIAAWQVPNSVSTLYNGMIAPLGGYGLRLIAWYQGEANVGDPAGYARLLPMLMTDWRSQFGQPALPFMVAQIAAFGPPLIRPGDAPRAALRDVQARVVRADPAAGLAVTIDVSDRFDVHAPQKRLVGERLARAARAVAYGEAITDGGPQVSGVARDGDDLVVTFDRAERGLFTYSSDVAIGFESCAGTDCRYVAGQVEGRTVRLRGGNRPGANRVRYGWADAPFVNLYGIDDLPAVPFASDIR
- a CDS encoding arylsulfatase; the encoded protein is MQVGTVPHVVARPDLAAKAKEARRPNVILIVADDQGFGDVGFNGNKAIRTPVLDALSRRGVTLDQFHVSPVCAPSRASILTGRASLRTGVWSVTRGGEAMRPSEVTMAEAFAANGYATAAFGKWHNGAHFPSDPVGQGFQTFDGFVDGHLNYWNPALVRGERRYVARGYLTDILADRAVRYVEQSGDKPYFLYVPLPAPHSPYEAKPNLLGRYKTAGLDDATASIYALVEDFDHNVGRILNAVRAKGQQDDTIVVYLSDNGPVYPDKKQRYNAGLTGSKGSVDEGGTRVPFVMCWPGHLAGGTRIATPAQHIDIYPTLMELAGITPPPGPAIDGKSLVPMLTGRSAGGDWDTRYLFTHQLRNTRRPDEVAIQSSPGAVRQGRWLATFTPDAGWALYDVIADPSQALNASSKDPARLAAMKAAYLAWYADASSGASAVQPVQLGLPGHEMTELPANEASLYGSGIHYHGDWGWAHDWVDRWTDTSASMRWLVRVSRPGRYRVSVSYATAGGTTGPRMVASFANASASAILPLAPPSTASWGRRTYPTDEVPERRWARGELGYLDLPTATAWLSLHSVGLPAGQVGDVKAIRLIREPDR
- a CDS encoding IS110 family transposase — its product is MSEVTTIGLDIAKHVFHAHGADERGVMVFSRKLTRGKLLDFFAKHPRCVVALEACGGAHHWARELQAMGHEVRLIPPAYVKPFVKRHKNDAVDAEAICEAAQRPSMRFVAVKSEEQQAAALVFRTRDLVVKQRTQIANAIRGHLAEYGWVAPKGAAHLAVLADLLEDGEIGETLPEAARPMFAMMVDMLAVLDRRIAELDKEITRRAREDEVARRLMTIPGIGPITATAIAAIAPPAETFAKGRDFAAWLGLVPKQASTGGKQKLGAISRMGERTLRRLLIIGASAVVLQVSKRGAPAGSWLEGMLARKPRMLVTVALANKMARTVWALLVRQEDYRAPVAVAA